The Salmo trutta chromosome 6, fSalTru1.1, whole genome shotgun sequence genomic sequence agctagctgctagcaaGCACAGAGTTAGCAACTTTCCTGGCTAGCTAGCAGGCCTTCTTGCGAAAGCCGCGCCCGCTCCGCATGATAAACTTTAGTTAGTTAGTGTATGTGGAGGATATATCATAATCGGCGACACATTATAGAAAAAGAAAACTTCAACAAGGACGGACAATGAATACTGCAGCAACCAACCCGAATTGAGAGCTAGGTAACCCAGAGTGTTCGCTAGCACTCGTTGCTAacggctagccagctaacgttagcctagctAGATTCTCACCTCGACATCGCGCCCCTTGTTTTTGAAGCTCTTAATTCGGTGGTTATCCAAGTCGGCGTTTTCTGCCATGGCCGTCTGTGTTCGGGGTGTTTAGCTAGTCCTGTGCTTGAAGCTCCGGTGGGAAAAGAGAACACGTACTGCTGTTTTGCCGAAGTGTGGCTGGCCAGACGTGATGCACCGCGATGGGATAATCTCGTCAAGGAGGAGCCACGGAATCCTGTCAATTGGGGGAGGAGGACCTATGGCTAGTATGCGTGCATCCCCTGGTGTAACCGACTTCCTTGCAACATTGTTGCGCAATGTAACTAGTGGATACCCTTAAATTGCTGCAATATAtcagctgttttttagtctccaatGAAGATACTGTACATTATCACCAAACGACTTGCTAATCAACTATGCTATGGCTGGCTACTTTACACTGATTGCTTGGTGTTGTTGTCAGATAGGTTGGATTTGAGCCCAAAAGGAGGACTTCGTTATGAATAATCACTGAAGATCAATGCttcacaaattaaacaaaaaatgaaTTAACATTACAGTTAATCCACACAAATGTAGCTACACTAATATTTGAACAAAAAACAATCAAATCACTACTACATTTTGTTGTTAAGCATTGCTTTAATTTATTACCTACAACTAAATAAACATTATCATATTGATCTTGGGGAAACTACAGAAACATATTCTCACATATTACCCCTCCTGTGCAGATTAAATGCCACTCACTGTCATTTACTGAACTAAACGGACAGGAGGGTAGTCTGAATAAAAGAGACAAAtctaaaacaacaaaaaaacaacgcaACAAAAAAAGGATAATGCTATTCCCATGTTGAATGAATGTAGATGTAACTTTCGACCAAGGTCTACTGTCAGGAGCCAAACCAACCATCTGGGGGGGCCAACCTCACTGTACTCCATTTAGTAACTTTAGTACCACCtgaggttgctgaggggaggacagctcataattatggctggaacggaatgaaTTGAATGGCATCAAGCACATggtaaccatgtgtttgatgtatttgatactattccactccagccattaccacgagcccgtcctccccaattaaggtgcctccAACCTCCTGTGTTTTATTCCTCAATTTACTCCATTGGGGCTCAATGATCAATCTCAATTTGCGGCTCATATTAGCTCCTGGTGgtaacattctgtactgtcaccagCCTCTCCAACTGAAGTTATGTGACTGCACTCACCTAGCATGAGATTTGTTTTGTTTACGGTTGGTGTTGCCAGGATATGTTCACTGAATACCACTACTCTCCTTAGACCTATTCTTGTCTGCAATCATTTAAACTGTCAGTCATCTAAACATGAGTGCCCAGGACTTAATAACATTCAATATTGGAGGTCAAAAATTCACCACTACTCTGCCTACAAAGACTCAAGAATAGCTAGGATCCTGGATGGCAAAGACACAGATTTTAAAGTTATCAGTGGACAAGTTTTTGTAGATAGAGATTGGACTTTCTTTAAATACATCCTGGATTATATGAGGACAGGTCAAATCAGCTTGCCAGCAGAAATATCTGACTACAATGGCTTGGCTCAAGAAGCACAGTTCTATGGTGTGTATCCATTGGCACTTTGGGTTGAGAGGAACATCCACCAATCCAGAGTTGAGGTTCTAAAATTGCGCTTCTCTGTCCAGGAAACTCACGGATTCTTCCGAATATTCTGCTCCAATAACAAAACTCTGGAGGCTTTGGCGACAAGGATATCCATTTTCGTGGAACATCCAAATCTGAATGGAAATTTGCCACACCTGCCTCAGAACTCCAGCACACCTCATCCTGTACCAGTCCAGAGACCCTCTCACCACGACATTGTGTTCCAATGTGGGACTGACCAACTAGCCAGGGATGACTTCTCTGCCAGGTGAGGGGAAGTTACACTCACCTGTAGGCTATTATACACATCTCAGTGTCTCCCATTGGCCAATTCTTCAAGGGCTCCATACTGTATGATGAGTTTATTAGTCACATCCACAGAGTTGCAGATgtaattgcagggtacagtgaaattcttaagctccgaactccaacagtgcaggtcaaaaagagaagtgaatgaaacaatacaaataataattaaaatataCACATATTTACAACTGTAACACTAATACATGTCCATTGGGAGTTGGGGGCAGGGTGAATGTCCATTGGGGCAGGTAGAATGTCCCTGAGGGATTGTCCATTGGGGGAGCAGCAGGGGGGAAGTGAGAGGTCCAGGGGgcaggagggggacagggggagcaGGTAGCTGCTTAGTGTATAGACACTCGCCTGTGTAATGTTAGGGGAAACACTGGATCTGTAATAACTATTGTATGTTTATTCAAAGCACTATATTATGCACTGTTTTTAAAGACCAAACTTGCATTGTTTTACTCTTACAGGTTTGTAACTATTGAGCCGGACGACAGAAAGCTTCTCAACAGCACCAATGTCCTGGGCCTGCTGGTAGACACCCTTCTGAAGGATGGGTTCCACCTGATCGACACAAAGACCGTTTCCCAAGAGAAGAAGATTGAATGCTACATGTTTGAAAGGAGCAGGAATACCCAGATCGTTGTACTGAGTGAAACCCCCAGGGCAGAACATCTCAGAAGAGAGGACACACAGAACCAGCTTGGTGAAGGAAAAAAAAGTGAACTCAGTGTCAGGGTGTATCTCAaaagtctaaagtggttccctttCCATGTCCAGTTCTGTAATATCAGTGGACTTCAGACTATTGAGATGGACCCATTCTCTGAGAGTCAGACTGGATTGACCATTAGATGGCGACAAAGGATAATAATGTTGAGGGCCATAATGTCAATATGCTTCACCTCACCATTAGTCTCAATTTATATAGTATATTTTGACATCAATTTCCTGTGTCCTAAAGTATATTTCCAAAAGTACAATTCTCTAAATTGAAATAGAATTGAGAATGTATTTGATCAAGAAcacaaataaaacattaaaaaaagttttatttaatTCAACCAGGTAGCCCATAGACTGATGTCGAACGGCAATGCTTTGCTTCAACAGCACCGTCAATACTGGAGGCTTCAGCAGTGGTGAACTCCAATATTTACGTGCTGCTACAGCAAGGCAGCCAGTCACAGAATGGCGGTCACAAGCCTCGGATGTCCAGGCTTCGCTCACGTTGTCACAGACATGCACATAACACCACAGCCATCCTCTCTTGTACCCAGTCTGAACTCTCAAGCCCTTGCCTTAGACACTTATCATAGGTCTGAGAGGATAGGATGGGTGTAAGCACAGGTTGGGCAACTCTGGTCCTGGAGGGCCAAAGTgtatgcaggcttttgctccgGCACACCTGATTTAATTGATTGTGGTCTTAAACCccaattagttgaatcaggtgtgttagagctGGGTTGTAACAAAAGCCTGCATACACCGTGGCCCTCCAGGACTTAGCTTAGCAGGTGGAACTATTTGTGTATTGCTTTCACTCTTCCAATCCTTTTTTCCATGTTTCTCCAGGCGTTACTGCAACAGCACAGTACAGCCTGTATCCCTGTATTACCCACAAACCATTCTGTGCTGCTTCAGCACCGCAAGGCCTGACACATCTACActaacacattcacacatacccATCAGCTGGGTATGAAGGATGGCTAGAGTTCTCCTCTATCTGAAACAAGACAAGAAAAGCCAATGAGGTTGGGATAGTATGGTCATGGAACAATAACAGCATGCTGCGTCCTCTGCCATGAGGTATGGGCCTTTATGGCACAAGTGGTAGTATGCACAGGGTCAGTTGTAACAGCTACATAATTCAAATTAGAAACCACTTAGAAAGCTGTTATTCAATGTGCTAATACTTGGTTAATGTCTCTACATATCTGAGGTGTTTTAGGAGTGCCAGtcaataattttttattttattgaccaAAAAGTGGTTTGAGGCCTAACATGAACAGTCTTGATGCCTCCATTTTTTTATGACCAGTGGAACATTCCCCATGTATCTAATCATATATAATTTATCCGTAAGAATAGATCTTTTGATTAGTTGATGACAATAATTATTCTAGTATTTTTTTCAAAAGACTCAGATTAGATTAAAATTAGTAATTGTGGGTCAAATGAAACACATTTTATCATTTGGTATTTTATATGGTATTTAGACACATTCACATAATGATATAACATCACTTCTTTACATCAAGTTTCCCAGTACAACTAAGAGAATACCTTTTTTTTAAGTACAGTTCATACTTTTGAATGCTTATATTAATTTTGGATAATTCGCTTTTGGCCAATATGACATgcccaaaaaatgtaatcaaaatattttttgtcaacttagtgtatttccATCTGAATATCAGTTTCAAATCATAACATTTTTCAATTACCACTTATTTTTACAATTGAAGAGAGTGTTACATTTAACCCTGCTGACGGGGTCAATTGTAACATTTCACTTCCGCCGCTCTCGTTGAACTGTAAACGTCTGTATGTCCTAGAAACGTAGTTACAGTGTGTAATGGTAGCTGAGACATATGTGTTGTTTGTATAAAAATATTATTAATCTAACTCAAACAATCTTTTCAGAAATAAGTAAAAGGCAAAAAGTGTTAATTTAGCCTCGGTCTACCCTAAGCACCACTATTGATAATACAGAAATCAACAGTTGAGATTGACAAGCCCATGCATTGTTgcattatataatataatgtatatatttttaaataatgtatttatttctatCACTTACATATTTTATTAGGCTCTGGCAGTGATAAAACAGCAGTTGATGTGGAGAACTCCGCCGCAACTGAAACGGAAGTCCCGCCTCTTATTGGTTACAGTTGATGATGTAACCCATTTCTAAATTGATCTAGTTGTTGATGCCTCAAAAGTTGTTTTTCTCCAGTGTCTGAGTCTACTGTCTGTTACACGAGGTCATTGTTATCGTAAACAGTCGACCATCCACATCTAGCATTAGTATGTATCTGTTAATCAAATACAAATAAGGAAGTGTACAGGCTACATTATAATGGTCATTTATGAAATGTAATAATATTTTAAGGTAGGCTATTTCAAGCAATGTATTTATTGAGGAACACACACGGCGATCATAACAACAACTGCACACACCGACttgataaaaaaacattttacagacCGACTGAGTGACTATAACGGTCACAACAACTGTCACACACCGATATGACGAAAAAAATGTTACAGACCGACTGAGTGAGAATAAATGAGTAGACACCGTGCTACTTACCTGCGCGTATGACACCTGGAGACGGTAGCCTATAGCCAATGATCCCGTTTAGACTCTTCCCAATGTGCACAGGAAGCTGCGGATTGAAACATAATATTCCAGTGAGTTTAACCAGCCGGTCATCACGCTTCAAGGAAGTTCTATTCTTTTGTTACTACTGTAGTAGCCTATTTATAAGCTACCCCATAGCGCTAGTTTTGCGAAAGAGGCGGGGCTAAGGCATTTGAAGAAAAAAGGGAGATGACTTGACCACAAGAGATACTACACACGAACCAATAGATCAACGCATCCTCCATCGACTTTATATATAGGCAGAGCGCGACCATCACCCCCCTATCTCTATAAAACCATAATCGGCGAGCCCTCTTCCAAAGACGTGCGCCTCGGGGAGAAAATAAGTCGCCTTTCGAAGTTCGGTTAAGTGATGACTATAGTCTTCAGCAGTggtttaaagtacttaagtaaaaatacttgaaagtattaAGTCGTTTTTTTCGGTATTTgtacattactatttatatttatggaaaacttttatttttacttcactacattcctttaGATAATAATGTACTTAATtttaactccatacattttccctaacacccaaaagtattcgttacattttgacaagaatggtcaaattcacataattaccaagagaacatccctggtcatccctactgcctctgatctggcggactcactaaacacaaatgcgttgcttgtaaatgatgtctgagtgttggagtgtgcccctggctatccaataaaaaaagaagattgtgccgtctggtttgcttaatataaagaagtcgaaattatttatacttgtacttttgatacttaagtacatttgagcaattccatttacttttgatacttaagtatatttaacaccgaatacttttactcaagtggtattttcctgggtgactttcacttttacttgactaattttctattaaggtatgtaATTGAGTACCTTTTCCACCGCTGGTCGTCAGGAGCAGTCAGGCTTTTCTTTAACTCTGTGTTAGGAACTATTTGGCGGGTAATTTGGCGTGGTTTGATAGGCCGAGGCCCTACAGTGGGGAATTGTATCTCGCGCGTCAACGCCAACTAACACTGGCTGCACTGCATTGTAATGATGATGAAAATATTCCATTCGTTGATAATGTCGTTTTAAAGTTGCTTCATTCAATGAAATAGCAGTTGAAAGTGTTGTTGGTGGAATTGCCTTAATCTTTTACATTGTTGTCCACATCCTTCTCGTTCCATGTAGCACACATTTTCAATATCATCACTTTGTTTCTCGTTTTCTGTGATCAAAATTGTAAAAGCAAAATTTGGTATTTTGAAGGTGCATGTGTTTAGTCGTAAATGATACACATTTCCACGCTTAGTTTCACGCTTAGTTCATACATTTATTTGAAATAATGTATTTTAATGTTACATTTTGATGTCACACTACTTAGGCTACATGAAATGTAGTACATTTCTAGCATGTTGTTAAATTAAAACATAATTTGTTTCATTACAGTTCAATTAATGTACACGCTATAGCTATAGGCTGAAAGTCTATCTGAAATGAATATACACGAAATAGAAACAATTCGTTTTCGAAAATATTTGCAGTCAGACATAGTAAGGCTACTCAACAAACGATCGTCAACTCTGCTTGGAAGAGTATTTTCGCGTGCTCACTGAAATAAGTTAGCCCAGTCTGATTATCGAAAAGATAAATGTGTTGGAAAACAAAACTCTGAATTTGTCGTCTTCATTTAAATAGCAATGAGCTAATATTTGGAATGTATTGTATAGGTTATAGTCTATGAACCCTTTAAATCCTTGAaataatgtatgtaatgtatcgGAGGCCTATGTAATGGAACATTGGTCTTACAAAGGTGTTTTTCATTTATCCAAATCTTCATTATAGGCCTATggataaaatactgtaaaatatcATGCCTATTACTAAATCTCGCATTAACCTGTGACACCTGCAACCCGAAGATTGTATTCATGTTTAATACTTTATTTACTCTACATGAAACGAATTTGAAACATAAATTCGTCCAGTTTTCTTACAATTCAGTCAGTCTTATACTTTACTTGCAACTACAGCTGAGTAATTGGGCTACATTCTTACCAAAGTACAGTAACAACATGGCATAAAGACAAACTGTTGCATCACTTTCTCTGATGTGTCTGTATCGACAAAAGGcatcagagatgacagacatGTCTGCTATTGCAACAGAAGACCCACAGTATCTGCAAATGGCCAACATCAGAAACAGTTGATGTCCCATAAGTGAAACAAAACATGACAGTGGATCCTATCAACAAACATAGCCTACATTCAATGGTGTTGAATTTCACCCAGTTTACAGGGACAATTGAAAGCCCATGTTTCAGTGGAAGTGGTAGAGTGGGGATCCCCTTTATGAATAAAgtatatactaaacaaaaatataaagcaaaaagcaacaatttcaaagattttactgagttacagttcatagaaggaaattagtcaattgaattaaattcattgggccctaatctatggatttcacatgactgggcaggggcgcagccatgggtgggcctgggatggaataggcccacccacttgggagccaggtccacccactggggagccaggcccagaaaTACTACTCAGCACCCTCATCCCCctcctcagacaatcccgcaagtgaagaagccggatgttgaggtcctgggctggcgtggttacacgtggtcaacggttgtgaggccggttggatgtactgtcaaattctctaaaacaacgttggtagagaaattaacattaaattctctagctacagctctggtggacattcctgcagtcagcatgccaattgcacgctccctcaaatcttgagacatctgtggcattgtgttgtgtgacaaaactgcacattttagagttgccttttattatccccagcacaaggtgcacctgtgtaatgatcatgttgtttaatcatcttattgatatgtcacacctgtcaggttaaTGGATTATTTTTAgtaaagtagaaatgctcactaatagggatgtaaaaaAACTTTTTGGGTcttatttcttcttttttttctccctttttctccccaatttcgtggtatccagggatttttaatttcagctcatgaaaaatgggcccaacactttacatttttgttcagtatggatTAGTTCATGAAATCTAAAGAAGATAATGAAGCTCATTTCTGTATAAGCAACTGATGAGGTAAAAATGGCGGACTGAAGTCCATGGagacaagacaacacaggagcaaAAGGTGTCCTATATCCCCTGTGCACCTCtcaactcctctctctgtctatctttatctctctctgtctatctttaTCTTTCTTCATGTCCCATCAGGTTAAATGTTTGTCTGCATTTCTGAGCAATCATTCCACGTGTGCTTGCTTCCTGACTATTTATAAAGGACTAGTTGCTACCCTCTTCGATTACAGTAGTCCCCATCCCTTTCCATACTGAGACCTATTCTCTAGCCATAGGCTCCTTCCCATTTAGTGATTTCAGAAATGAAGGGGCTGGATAGGTTTAAGCAATATGGTAAGGATTTTATTacagtcttccaaatggacttGGGTAACTTCCACCATGTTGCTTACAACTATCCCCTTCCCTCAGATCTACAAACACCATAGGGTggaactacagatgtaggatcttaatttgcgccagaaaataatcctgcagcatcaggacatttgaattattatgtggattataattaatagacatttttgtaggggttgatacattttttggaaGGGAAAATCAAGACCGAAATTTaacagtggaaattacaaacttcagaatactttttaaacctcaaatacaccatACGTTTTAAATTCCcccctgcattgcaggaaagttctcttgcaacaggctgatcaatttaagatcctacatatgtaggGAGAGAAGGTTCTAAAGTTTCTTTTAGGACTGGGCCTAACAGTATCCATGCAGTAGCAGTAGCCCAACCCGTCAATGCAACACAAAACAGGACACAGAATCCAGATCCAGGGTTGTGATCACCAGACACCACAGCATAAACAAATATGGCCGACAAACGCGATGTACAGAAATAAAGCCAGAACAAGTTGTCATCAGGTCTTAACTCTTTAAGTTTGGGGAATGCCCAGCAAGTGCAGTGTGGGGTTGTGAGAGGCGATATGGGGAataacgtgtgtctgtgtgttgataCTGAGAAGGTTTTAAAAGTAGTCTCATATCTATGTAGTCCAAACCAAACCTTATTTCTCTCTCAGGTATTCTGTTATGAGTACATTTTTATGGACCAATTGGGTAAAAATTTTTAGTACTAGTTTTCTGTTACTTCATGTGGAAATGTACGTAAATAAAAACTCTATATAAAACACAAAGATCAGTGGCTTGGGGTCAACATCATCCTATTCCCATTCCTCCCTGTGTGGGAGTGGCTGGTTGATGCAGCAAGAGTGATTCTCCCAAGCCGTTGGTagtgaaagacacacacacacacacacacacacacacacacacacacacacacacacacacacac encodes the following:
- the LOC115196268 gene encoding putative potassium channel regulatory protein, whose protein sequence is MAWLKKHSSMETHGFFRIFCSNNKTLEALATRISIFVEHPNLNGNLPHLPQNSSTPHPVPVQRPSHHDIVFQCGTDQLARDDFSARFVTIEPDDRKLLNSTNVLGLLVDTLLKDGFHLIDTKTVSQEKKIECYMFERSRNTQIVVLSETPRAEHLRREDTQNQLGEGKKSELSVRVYLKSLKWFPFHVQFCNISGLQTIEMDPFSESQTGLTIRWRQRIIMLRAIMSICFTSPLVSIYIVYFDINFLCPKVYFQKYNSLN